The nucleotide window TCTGGGGGCAGTGGGCACTGTGGACTGGGGCCTATTAGGACAACATGCAGATTGACACGCTTAGGCCTGTGAGCCAGGCTGGGTGCttacacacgcgtgcacacacacacacgtgtgtgtctgtgcatgtgtccCTGTTGGAAGCACCAGGTACATGCACGCATGTCTAGGTCCTTATCTGCATGTGTGCCCAGGCGTGTGTAACGGGGCCCGGGCCTTCCTGTGATCACTGGCTGACTCACACTCCTGCCTGCCCGCCCGACTGGGTGAAGTCATCGCCTGTTTTTAGCTCCCTGAGGTCATTTGCCAGTGGGGGCTCTTGGGGCCTCAGGATCCCACTACCAGGCTGCCCGGGCTGGGCATTAGTGGGTGATGCTGCAGGGTTGCCAGGCCTTGTTAGGGTTGGGGGGTGTCCTGGTTCTTCTGGACCCCATCCCTTCGTCCCCTCTCCTGCACTGTGTCAGACCCTCATCACAGGCTAGAGTGAGAATAAACTGAGTCAGAGTAGCATTGAGGACTGAGGTGTGCTTagtcctccccctccctcacaccCACCCCCTAACCAGGGAGCTGGAGACTCTTCTCTGAGAGTGTTAATGTATGCAGATCTACTCAGGGGCCGTGTCCTCCTGACAGTGCTCTGGTCCCCTTGTCAGCCTTGCTCctcgcccctcccctccacttgcaGCCACCACGGTGTGGCCCTAGGCCCCTCCATGCCTTgccccccagggcccagcagggagAGCTCAGTGTCTGACACACAGTTGCTCCCCCAGTTGCCAAATACAGGTGGGGCAGCCGAGGCGCCAACAGTGACAGGCTGTCCCTGAATCTTCTCCAGAACTGTCCCGGCTCCCGGTGCCCTCAGAGAAGAGCCCAGGCCACCTTTCCTGGCAGCCCAGCAGCATGTCCCTATTCAGGGTCTCAGCTGATTCCTCTTTCTCAGGGAACATGGTTCCTCCTTCCTGGCCAGCTCCCCAGCAGGCATTCAACCTACAACCCCAAACTGAGTGGCAGCCAAGGCTGTGGCCCACAAGGGGTGAGGTATAGCTAAAAGGCCTTGCAAAATTGCCTTCCCTGTGCATGCCTGAAATTCCCTGTTAGTAGTCTGTGAAGTCCTGGTTAAGCCTTTCCGTTCtgtcaggcctcagtttccctttttatAAAATCAGGTATTGTTGTTGTCCTCTGAGGTCCTGCTTCTGGGGCAGAGGCTGCATTCTGTGACTTCTTCCTGTGTCACCAGAGGCCATGGGATACACCTGTCCTAACATGGTGCAGGCCTGTCTCTGGACCCCTGAAGGGTTTGCAGGGGCCCAAAATGTCAGCACTATGTGGAGCTGGGGGCTTAAGCATTTTGTTAGACAGGATTCCCACCTGAGGAGGTGTCAACACCCTGAGGACCTCGGGAGGCAGGCCCTAGGGCAGCTCTGGGCACCTAGCCTTGCACACCTCCCAGGCCCGGGGCCAGGAGCAAAGTAGAGCTCTGGTGGCAGGCAGATAGGGGTGTGGCCTTCCTGGGGCCTCAGCTCCGTTTCTGTGTAGGGCCTCAGAGGCCTGGGGCCCAGACAGGGGATCCATTCCTCAAGGCACAGCATCTGGGCCACAGAGCCAGGCCTGTCCTCCTGCTGACCTGGCCCCTGCTGCCCAGGAATGTGCTTCTGCTCGCCTGCCCACTGCGGCTTGGGTTTCAGCCCCTACCCTTCCTGGCCAGATGCTAATCCTGGGACATTGGCATGGTGTGGGGACCCATGCAGTCAGAGGCCCAGGGGTAGATGGACTTTGGCTCTCGGACCCCTTTGCCAGTCAGCACAGTCAGTTCAGCTCTGCTATGGACTGGCCTTTCCTCTTCGAGCCTCCATTTCCCCACTGGCAAGTCTGGCCATAGGCTTATGGGCCTTGAAAGGGCCCCTGTCCAGAACTACCTTGCCTGAAATTCCACCATGGTCATCCCCTGCAGGGATgaaagcaaggggagctgcaggttGGGGAGACCTGGGGGGAGGTATATGGGGAGGGGACACCAGGGTTCCTGTCAAGGACTAACTGGGCACACCTGGCCTGAATTCACCAACTCTGGACTCTGATAAAGCACCCAGCATCTCAACGGGGAGCACCAAACACTGGCCCAAATGAGGTAGGGCCAGGCTGTGCCCACTCAACACCCCAGGAGTGTCCAGGCCGGAAGGAACAAGGGTATTTTGGGCATTCTGAGAACTGGGTATTTCTGTCCTGCGAGGGCGTCTGGCTGACCTTGGAAATAGTGGAGGCCCGGGTGTGGCCCTGGGGAGTCAGTGAGCAGTGCTGAAACTGCTCCCCCAAAGCCTCTGCACTCAAGGTTTcttgggtggggcagggaggaggcccagGACAGGTAGAGGGCCTAGCCAGGGGTAGTGAGCCGTGTCAAGTTTGAACTGCAGGTCCCACCACCCTCCTTGGGTCACCAGGAACCTGTAGCAACCAGGCCTTGCTGCTCAGACAGGGCTACCCAAGACTGCACTCAGGGGCTTATTTGCCACCTCAGCCCAAGGAGGCACCAGGATTGGGGGAGGTCAACCCCCAAAGCCTCCCATGGGATGGGGCAACAGGGCCAGTCAGCCCCATGGCATTCAGAGGCAGGAATGGGCTGCTGTCTTCACCAGCTGGGGCTGAGATAGGCCCTGGGGTCCATGGGTTCCAGGGGTAGGAAGAAGGCACTCCTGCCCTCTAGGCCAGCACAAGCATCTACATTCCAGGGCCAGGTGAGTTATGGGTCCTCCCACTGACACCCATCCCACCCCTTGCCCAGGAACAGAGCCCGGGCAGCCAGGCCTCACTGGCCACAATGCCAGAGGCGCCCGAGGTGCTGGAGGAGACAGTGACAGTGGAGGAGGACCCTGGCACACCTACCTCCCACGTGTCCATTGTCACATCAGAAGACGGCACCACCCGGCGCACTGAGACCAAGGTATGGCCAGCCCCAGGCAGTGAGCAAGTAGGCTGTGTAGCCATGGTTGTTCCATTTACAGAGTGGCCTCTCAGAGGCCACCTGTTGGTCGGGTGGAAGACCGAGGCTACCCTGGCCCTACCGGGGCAGTGTCCGGGCCTCTCAGGCTGCCCAGCCAGCCCACCGGCCACCCACTTACCCACCAGGTGACCAAGACGGTCAAGACGGTGACCACGAGAACAGTGCGCCAAGTGCCCGTAGGGCCCGATGGCCTCCCCCTGCTGGACGGCGGTCCCCCACTAGGTCCCTTCGCAGATGGCCCTCTGGATCGGCACTTCCTGTTGCGCGGGGGTGGTCCGGCAGCCACGCTTTCCCGTGCCTACCTCAGCAGTGGGGGCAGCTTTACCGACGGCCCGGAGCCCCGTGATGTCCCGAGCTACGGCAGTCTATCCCGTGGGCTGGGTGTGCGGCCCGCACGTGGCGCCCTTGGTCCAGGACCCGTGGATGGCTGCTTCACACTGCCTGGCCGACGTGAGGCCTTCCCTGCGGGCCCTGAGCCTGTGCCACCAGCTGGTCGCTCCCAGCCCGAGCGCTTCCAGGCAGAGCCATACGGCTTAGAGGATGACACCCGCAGCCTGGCTGCTGATGACGAGGGTGGCCCGGAGCTGGAGCCTGACTGTGGCACCGCCACGAGGAGGAGGCCTGAGTGTGGGCGTGGCCTTCGTTCCAGGTGAGCACCCTGAGcctggcccctgcctccagcaagtctgccttccactcccccagcAGAGAGTCCTCCATAGCCTGTCTTGCTGCTGGGGCTAGGTTAGTTATACACGTTAGTTTGAGTTGGCCTCAATTCAAGGACAGCAACAAGGGAAGCTTCTGGGATAGTAGAAGTTGCACTGGACATCCTCCCTGTGGGTCTGGGGCATTAGGGAAGTTGGTGACAGTGCCCAACACCTGCTACCCCTGCTCCAGACAGATGGCCATGAAGATATAAGCACAGGAGGCTCAGAGCGTTTCCTCTGAGTTTGAGGCTCCAGCCTTTCCCCACGCCTCAATTGCCCCTGTGTACAGAAGCAACCAGAAACTAGGCTATCCAGCTCTTCCCAGCGTAGACTCTGGTTCTGTCACCTCTGCCCTCGGTTTTTCTATCTGTAGAGTGAGAACATGATCACAGCCTTAGTATGGATTATgctgtgtgaccacaggcaaGGTACCTGACCCCTCCTAGCCTCAATCCCTGCCCTAGGAAGTAGGTTTGATGGTGATAACCCGCAAAGACATCTTGTACTCAGAGGACTGGTGGCCTGAATGCCCCTTATACGGTCCCACCAGGGTGGCTGTGTGCAGGGAGGGTCACCTGCCCCCGCATCCTGGCAGATCCCACATTGCAGAGATGAGCCTCATGGGAAGGCAGGACCCCTGTCATAGACAGATGTTTCACAGAAACATATTCAGCTCAAAATTGGGGAATGCTGCCAGATGATGGGACTGAGTGAGCTCCCCATCTCAGGGAGATCCAAGCCCTGATAACCATTGGCTGGTGTTTGGCCATGTTACTGGCTGTGAGTCAGTTCTTGCTGGCCCAGGGTATGACTCTCAGCACCCACTTGGTACTTGGGGTCCAATACCAATGCTATAGGCCTATCCCCACCCTTCATGGGTTCGTGGTTCCCTGGAGAAGATAACGGTGGGTAAGGAGGCATCTTCAGGCAGTGCCAAGATGTTCCTGCACCCTGCCTGCATGCACAGGGCCTATGAGGATGTGGCAGATGACGGCGGTGAGCTGATGGAGGAGCGGCCCCCGTTTCCGGCTGCGACGGCACCCCTGGCCCAGCCAGAACGGGGCAGCCTTGGCAGCCTGGACCGAGTGGTACGGCGGTCGCCCTCAGTCGACAGCGTCCGTAAGGAGCCGCGTTGGAGGGACCCCGAGCTGCCAGAGGTCCTGGCCATGCTTCGACACCCCGTGGACCCTGTGAAAGCCAACGCAGCCGCCTACCTGCAACACCTGTGCTTTGAGAACGAGGGTGTCAAGCGTCGTGTGCGGCAGCTGCGGGGCCTGCCTCTGCTCGTGGCTCTGCTGGACCACCCAAGGGCGGAGGTGCGGCGGCGGGCCTGCGGGGCACTGCGAAACCTCTCCTATGGCCGAGACACAGACAACAAGGCCGCCATCCGGGACTGTGGCGGTGTGCCTGCCCTGGTGCGCCTGCTGCGGGCTGCCCGGGACAATGAGGTCCGAGAGCTCGTCACAGGTGAGTGACACCTGGCTTCCCGTCATCcctcagggagaggagagagaggcttGGCCAGggaaagccccctcccccccatttagTCAGGAGTTCCAGCTGCTGGGGGTAGGCATTAGGCTTAGACTGAGAGGTCCCAAGTCTCTCTACCTCTGGACTTTGCTGCCTTTCAGGTAGgccccctctccacctgccccccatccccataCTCCTCCAGGAGTCTGGTCCCACCCTCCAATGGGGCCGTGCTGGGGGATTGTGCCTTATGGGACCCAATTGGCCAGGTAGGGTCATGTGACCACCTTTAGATGGGGCCAGTGAAGCAGTAGTGCCACCCACCCACGTGGCTAAGAAgggatgggggaagagaaggCACCTGCTTGTCTAGCCACAGGCCCCCGGGCAGCCTCTCCTCTGTGTCCCAGCCCCTCTGGTGCTTTCTGCCAGCTGGCAGCTACTGTTAGGTGCCCATGCACATCCTGCCTGGGCCAGGGTGGGTGCCCAGGACCTCTCACAGCGTTTGTCACTTCCTGCCTTCTGGTCTGATCGGGGCATATCCTGAGCGAGGTCGCATGGGGAGGTAGGAAGATCACTGCCTGTGTGGTGAGCACTGGCTGGTTGATGGTGCCCTGTAGGCACACTCTGGAACCTGTCATCCTACGAGCCCCTGAAGATGGTCATCATTGACCACGGCCTGCAGACGCTGACCCATGAGGTCATTGTGCCCCACTCGGGCTGGGAGCGCGAGCCCAACGAGGATTCCAAGCCAAGGGATGCCGAGTGGACAACAGTCTTCAAGAACACGTCGGGCTGCTTGAggtgtgggtgggggctgggctcgGGCACTCTCTATGCAGCCACCTAGGACTGTTCCCGGTCAAGGAGGCAGGAGCCAGGCACCAGAGCCTGTAGGCACACCTGGGGATGTCCTCATGTCCTGTTTAACATGGAAGACAATTAGCCACCCAACTCTTAGGAGCTTCACAGCCACATCACACTTCCTGCCCGAGTCCTGAGAATGGGGCCTAATGGGGCTGTACTCAGCCCCAAGGGCAACCTCTGGACAAGGTCAGCCATGCTCTCATGTAGGACCGCACATCTCCAGCCCTGCTCAGCTTCAGCCCACTCTCCCATCACCGTGACAGCTGGGGTAGGGGGAGCCAGGACCCTCATCTTCCATCTGCCTCAGAGGCCTCATTCCATGTCCTTGTGACCTCTGCCCTAATTCTCCCACCCTGGGAATCACTACAGAGTCCTCACAGGTGGCCCTGGGTCCCCACAGTCCTGCCTGTCCATCAGGATGTACCCCTGTGGCCCTATGGGGTCCTCACCTCACGGTAAGGTGGACCCCAGAACTGCCACTGGGGCAGGGGGAGTCCAGAATTACTGTGCATGGATTTAGGACTCTGGACCAACCTCTGTCCCCTTCCAGTTCTGCTGAGCATCAGAGAAGGCCCCCCACCTCACACAGCGGCCAGGCCAGGGCTCCCTCCTAGGGTCTCTGTGGTCATCGGGACACTGTCACTAGCTTAACAGGGTGGTGTCAGAgcctgttttgcagatgaagacaaGACCCCAAGGCCAGGTGGGGGGCTGGGACGTTCCCATGGGAGCCAGGGGTCACAGGGCTCGCTCTTGGCCACCCAGGAACGTGAGCTCGGATGGTGCAGAGGCCCGGCGGCGGCTCCGGGAGTGTGAAGGGCTGGTGGATGCCCTGCTGCATGCCCTGCAGTCGGCTGTGGGCAGGAAGGACACGGACAACAAGGTGGGTggcgcagggggtgggggcggagtgCCCTAGCAGGTCCCAGTGGGGTTCGTCTCACAAGCTCCTACAGAGTGTTGGGGACACAGCAGGAACTGGGCCCAGGGGCCCGTGAACTATCTGGGCAGCACAGGAAGAGCAGGCATGCAGTCTGGGGCAGCGCCCTGGGCATGGGCCACCCCGTAGTGGCCACACTGAAGTGGCCATGCCATGAAGTCCCAGACAGGGTTCTACATGCAGGGTGTTctccatctttttccttcctcagccTCTGCCTGGGAGTTCTCACCCCTGTGGGCCCCCTAGCTTAGGCCTCCCCATCTTTGCACCCCCAGTTCCCTCTGTGCACACTGGCTGTGGCCAGGCTTCCCGGGGAGGGTTGACAGTCTCCAGGCCCACCTGGCCCTGCTCCACTATCTCTTCTTTCCCCACAGTCAGTGGAGAACTGTGTGTGTATCATGCGGAACCTGTCCTACCACGTGCACAAGGAGGTGCCTGGGGCCGACAGGTACCAGGAGGCTGAGCCTGGGCCCCCTGGCGGTGCTGCAGGCTCCCAGCGCCGGAGGAGGGATGACGCTGGCTGTTTTGGTGGCAAGAAGGCCAAAGGTGTGTGGGAGGGACTGGGGTATTACACTCTAGATCTCCGCCCGCCACCCCAGGCTGAAGGGTCTCCATACCCACGGCTGTCACGGAAGCCAGGGACCACCTGGTCAGCTCCTTTTGGGcaggtggggaagcagggagccaAGGGGGGTGTATCCAGCCTGCTGGGTCATCCGGCTGACACCCTGGGGCCCCCGGGGGAGGGCAGAAGTGAACCTAGGTGGTGTCCCTGCTGCTGCCTGGACTCAGTCCCTTGGCTCCAGGAAGGGTTCTTTGGGCCCATGGTTGGAAAGTGCTGAAGGTGATGCCGCCTCCTGGTGTTCACAGAGCACCTGAAGACCTAGAGATGCCCTGGAGGCAGCATCCCGCCCTGCCTTCACACCGACCTGACAGGCATTTGCTGGGGGCAGGTTCTGGGGTCTACATTCTCTGGGAGGgcatgggggggggtgctgccCGCTCAGGCTCGTCTCCTTTCTCCTGTGCTTCCTCCGGCCGCCCAGAGGAGTGGTTCCATCAAGGTGAGTCCATGTTTGTCCTGCTGTCCAGGCCTGGTGGGTGCAGTGAGCACCAGGGAGGTGCCCCCCACCCTATTGTCCAGGCAGGCATCTCCATGACGACTGCAGGGCGGTCCAGCCTCAGGGCCCTGGCCCATCCCCAGTCCCTTTCCCGGGCAGCCATCTCCATGACAACTGTGTGGACATGACAACGGCAGGAATGTCAGCCCTGGACTCACTGGGAGGCCAACGGGCTGTTCCTCTGTAACCCCAGCCTCAGCTACCCAGGCAGGGCCGGGCCTggagctggagcagggagagTCAAGGGGGGGCAGGGTCTGGGTGTATTTGTTCCCACAGGCAGCAGGGAGCAAAGTCTGCTCCTGGGAATGAGATGGTGTGTGGCTTAAAGGGACCACACAAAGACCCTGTGAAGCTGGGTAGAACAGGGAGCCCAGATCATCTGAACTCAGCTCTGCTGCCTTTcagaggagaagcagcttccTTGTCTGTGACGAGGGTGACTGGGAGCTAGTGAGCTCACTCACAGAGGGAAAAGGCCGAGGCTGACAAGTGCTGGGTGGGGCTGCTGTAGGGGCTCAGCTGTAGATGGGGGTCTCTCCTAGCCAGCAGAGTCTGCGACCAGGTACTGACCCCAGACGGGCTTTTCCCCATGGCTGAGACTCTTGGCCCCAGCCCTGCTTTACTGTGCAACCGGGCAGGTCTTGTCCTTGCCACTCCtcagcttctctgcctccctgtcaTCCAGCCTGGGCTTTTGGCTCCCAGCAGCTGCAGGGAGGCCGTGGGGTGGTCAGCAGTGCTGCTCCCAACACCTGACAGGAGATGAATCCTGGCTGCTGGGGGCAAGGCTGGGACATCCCCAGGCCCCACTGTAACCACTGCCCTTCCCAGGGCCTCCTGGTACCCAGTCCCAGACTTGGGGGTGTTCTTGGGCCTTGGACAGGAAAGTGCCGTGTCCACTCTCCTGGCGCATACCTGCCCCCTGCAGGGTTGGCTTCACCTCCGTCTACTCTCTGTTCCAGGGAAGAAGGATGGTGAGATGGACCAGAACTTTGACACACTGGACCTGCCCAAGCGAACTGAGGCTGCCAAAGGTAAGTGGGCGGAGGCAGAGCGCAGCCCAGGCCTATCCAGGTAGCGAAACTTTGTGCTACCAGGCAGGCTTAAAGGGCCTTGGGGATCCTCAGAAGGCTGTCCAGTCCCTGGGTCCTTGCTGTG belongs to Ailuropoda melanoleuca isolate Jingjing chromosome 14, ASM200744v2, whole genome shotgun sequence and includes:
- the ARVCF gene encoding armadillo repeat protein deleted in velo-cardio-facial syndrome, giving the protein MEDCNVHSAASILASVKEQEACFERLTRALEQERRHVALQLERAQQPGMGSGGVGGGQSLPMAWQQLVLQEQSPGSQASLATMPEAPEVLEETVTVEEDPGTPTSHVSIVTSEDGTTRRTETKVTKTVKTVTTRTVRQVPVGPDGLPLLDGGPPLGPFADGPLDRHFLLRGGGPAATLSRAYLSSGGSFTDGPEPRDVPSYGSLSRGLGVRPARGALGPGPVDGCFTLPGRREAFPAGPEPVPPAGRSQPERFQAEPYGLEDDTRSLAADDEGGPELEPDCGTATRRRPECGRGLRSRAYEDVADDGGELMEERPPFPAATAPLAQPERGSLGSLDRVVRRSPSVDSVRKEPRWRDPELPEVLAMLRHPVDPVKANAAAYLQHLCFENEGVKRRVRQLRGLPLLVALLDHPRAEVRRRACGALRNLSYGRDTDNKAAIRDCGGVPALVRLLRAARDNEVRELVTGTLWNLSSYEPLKMVIIDHGLQTLTHEVIVPHSGWEREPNEDSKPRDAEWTTVFKNTSGCLRNVSSDGAEARRRLRECEGLVDALLHALQSAVGRKDTDNKSVENCVCIMRNLSYHVHKEVPGADRYQEAEPGPPGGAAGSQRRRRDDAGCFGGKKAKEEWFHQGKKDGEMDQNFDTLDLPKRTEAAKGFELLYQPEVVRLYLSLLTESRNFNTLEAAAGALQNLSAGNWMWATYIRATVRKERGLPVLVELLQSETDKVVRAVAIALRNLSLDRRNKDLIGSYAMAELVRNVRNAQAPARPGARLEEDTVVAVLNTIHEIVSDSLDNARSLLQARGVPALVALVAAANRVREAKAASHVLQTVWSYKELRGALQKDGWTKARFQSAAATAKGPKGAPGGFDDSTLPLVDKSLDGEKPGSRDVIPMEALGPDGYSTVDRRERRARGSDPAGEASEKEPLKPDPGRKVPPGPSRPAVRLVDAVGDAKPQPVDSWV